The region TTTCGATTGCTGCGTAAGCCCTCCGCATCGATGTCAGCCAACGCGAGAAGGCCGGGAGGATAATTGTGGTTTGCAGATTGGCCAAGATGCTCCATGGCCGCCCTTTTGTTGTAAAAAGACGATCCGGGAAGGGAGTGGATTTTATAGAACAGAAAATGCAGGTGTCCCGATTGTGCAGAGAGCACATTAAACGGGTACAAAATCGCATATAACTCGGGCGTGACCTCTTGAGGGTCGTTTAATTGGAATACCGCTTCACCTATGCTAAGGGCAAGTGGGAGAGCTGTTTTTTTATACTCGTCAATTTTACTTAGCAAATCTGTAGAGGGGTTTGAAACGAGGGGGGAGGGGTGCTCATTCATGATGTAGATTGGACCTGGAGCGTCTCTGCTTCCATCGGAGCTAGTGGTAAGTTCAATAAGATTGAAAGGGTGGAGCTTTGTTCTGATGGTCTTAAGGGCATGATTGAGTTCTCGATCGAGAGGAGCGACCCTGAGAAATGGCTGTAGGACAGTGTTTGCAAGGCACGGTTTACCGCACTTAAACAACGCCTTGGCAAGGTCCATGGCGACCCCTTTCGCCAAGGTGAAATAGGCTGCTTTGGCTTGTCCTATTTTTTTTCTTTCGATGACGTACGTTTTAAACAGATCCGCGTAAAGGGGGGGGCTCCGGAACCTGTAATCGGTAATTTTAAATGGAAAGTAGCGTGAGACGCTGATCTTCCAGTAGTGGCTGTTTGACACCACCATGATGCAGCGATGAAAGATTTTACAGACACGGCTTTTGGTCACAAGATCTTTGGGCTCTATATCGCCTGAGTGGAACACCTGATCGAGAATCTCTTGCGGCAGCATTAAGATGTGCGTGGAATTAACGGTTTGAATCTGCATGGGTCACCTTATTCAGGACTTTTTCTTTTCTTTGTGTTTTGCTTGTTTTTTTTCGGCACGCTCGCGTGAGTATTTTTTGAAAAATGCTCAGGGCATTTTGTCTTAAGAATTTCTATGGATGGAAGATAGGAAGGGATGCCGCAATCTAGATTTTGATGGAACGCTTCATACTCTTCAAGCAGTTGCCTGCGCCTTGACTGACGATGTGCGCGTTTAATGGCGCGGGCGATTTCAATGGCTACATCCTTGTCAAGACCGGACAGCTCCTCTTCAAGAGCTGTGATAAGGATGCCAAGCTCCATTGATCCGAAGCTGGCAACAGGACAGTTGTCTGCCTGCTGGTTCTTTTGTGTGGCTATGAAGGGGCTTGCCTTGCCTCTTTCAATCCTTGTGTGAAAAAATTCCCGCGTGAACCGGTGGAGGTCATCGCCTTGAAGAGCTTTTTTTAATGCGATTTTTGTCTTTTTGTTAGACAGAACATGGCGACTGATCCCTGAGCGCTCTGCTAGGTCGTACCCCTTGTTGCAGAAGAGGACGACCGGCGGTTTAAAGATCAGGCCAATGCTATGCCTTGATTCAGCTTCCCCCGTTGACATGCTGGGGACAAAAGCAAAGAAACCGTTGGCGTCGACAAGATTTTTGATGGGCTTGAATTTTCTTAGTTTCCGATGGGTGAAAGCTGAACCAAGTGCTTCTCCGGTTATTTTAAATATTTTGGCCCATGTTTCCTCCGCTATTGCTTCCATCAACTGTACCGTCTGAGAGGATAGCTTCTCAGCGCTTGCGTGGCAAAGCACCTTCGCCTGAGACGGAGAATGAGCAATTCTTTCATAAAATTCGCTGGATTC is a window of Estrella lausannensis DNA encoding:
- a CDS encoding F-box/SEL1-like repeat protein; protein product: MQIQTVNSTHILMLPQEILDQVFHSGDIEPKDLVTKSRVCKIFHRCIMVVSNSHYWKISVSRYFPFKITDYRFRSPPLYADLFKTYVIERKKIGQAKAAYFTLAKGVAMDLAKALFKCGKPCLANTVLQPFLRVAPLDRELNHALKTIRTKLHPFNLIELTTSSDGSRDAPGPIYIMNEHPSPLVSNPSTDLLSKIDEYKKTALPLALSIGEAVFQLNDPQEVTPELYAILYPFNVLSAQSGHLHFLFYKIHSLPGSSFYNKRAAMEHLGQSANHNYPPGLLALADIDAEGLRSNRNYERAFTFYQLAAERGNRLASTRLGKCFENGVGKKADLTRARLCYIAAEDLGCPEGSLRLGLYLKAYDEHASPELIYSLFCKATEAGLAEGAYHKGLCLESGFGVMKDLEQAKKWYQAASDAKHSGAASALIKMTRPHPACSEVDPPAAKRPRVETTRGIE